The following nucleotide sequence is from Melioribacteraceae bacterium.
TCCAGTTCTTCACTCCATCTAGTAATTCTTTTACACGAGAAGTACCGTTTAATAACAAGTTCGAAGCAATCTGAGCAACATCTCCGCCGGCCATCATTACTTTAATGATGTCTTCCGATGAATGCACGCCACTAGTTAATGCCATACTTGCATTGATATTTCCGTAGAGAATTGAAATCCATCTAAGTGGTAATCTCATTTCAACATTAGTGCTTAATTTTAAATTTGGCTCAACGGTTAATGTATCCAAATTGAAATCCGGTTGGTAGAATCTGTTAAATAAAACTAGAGCATTTGCACCAGCTTTATCTAAACGTCTAGCCATATTTGCCATCGAGGTAAAATAAGGACTTAATTTAACGGCAACCGGAATTTTCACTGTTTGTTTTACTGCCGTTAAAGTATCGATGTACATATTTTCAATTTCTGATCCCGTTAAATTGGGGTTTGTCGGGATGTAGTAAATATTTAGCTCCAATCCATCTGCACCGGCATCTTCTATATTCTTAGCATATTTAATCCAACCACCAGTACTAACTCCATTTAGACTTCCTATAACGGGAATTTTGACTTCTTTTTTAAGATTGGCAATATGATCGAGATATTCGTAAGGTGTTAATTTAAATTCATCCGGTTCAGGAAAATATGATGTAGCTTCTGCGTAAGATTCTGTACCATAGGATAAATAATGATCAAGTTCACCGGATTCGTGCGAAATTTGCTCTTCAAATAAAGAATAACAAATAATTGCCGCAGCACCGGCATCTTCTAATTTTTTTACCGAATCTACACTTTCGGATAATGGAGAAGCAGAAGGAACAATCGGATTCTCCAGTTTCAATCCCATGTAAGTCGTCGATAAATCCATTTTCACTCCAATTTATTTTTCAAAATTTATTTCATTAATCAATCCGAATCCTGTGTAAACAAGATTCGGATCAAAGTTCATTCAATTAATTTACTTTCTCTTCCTCTTTTCCATTTCCATCAATCGAATAATCCATGTTTGCAAGTTGTTCATAATAATGCCATTTCTTTATAACATTATCCTGAGCTATTTTTAATAACTCTTTTGCTTCTTTAGGATGAGATTTCGTTAACATTTTATATCGAGTTTCTCTGTAAATGTAATCTTCCAATTTGATCTTTGGAGCTTTTGAATCCAACTTCAATGGATTTTTACCTTCTTTTTTATTGTCCGGATTATATCTGAATAATGGCCAGTGTCCGCTTTCAACAGCCAGAGTTTGATTTTCCATTCCTTTACCCATGTTAATACCATGAGCAATACAGTGACTGTATGCAATTATCAACGATGGACCGTCATAAGCTTCAGCTTCAAGAATTGCTTTTAATGTTTGAAGATCATTTGCCCCCATTGCAATTTGAGCAACGTAAACATTTCCGTAACTCATTGCCATTGCAGCAAGATCTTTCTTCCCTGTTGGCTTACCAGCTGCGGCAAATTTTGCCACGGCTCCGGTACCGGTTGCTTTTGACATTTGACCACCGGTATTTGAATAGACTTCCGTATCAAGTACAAGAATATTTACGTTTTTACCTGAGGCAAGTACGTGATCTAAACCGCCAAAACCGATATCGTAAGCCCAACCGTCACCACCCATAATCCAAATAGATTTTTTGAGTAAGTAATCCGCAACTGCAAGTAGATTTCTTGCATCATCTGAATCAACTTTTGCTAGTTTATCTTTTAACTCAGTTATTCTGTCTCTTTGTTCATGAATACCGACTTCATCGCTTTGATCAGCAGTAAGAATTTGATCGGCAAATTCTTTACCAACAGTATCAGCCAGTCTTACCAATAATTCTTTCGCGTATTCATTATTTTTATCAACAGCTAGTCTCATACCAAAACCGAACTCAGCATTGTCTTCAAACAATGAATTTGACCAAGCAGGTCCTCGGCCTTCTTTATTAGCTGTCCAAGGAGTAGTTGGCAAGTTGCCGCCATAAATAGATGAACAGCCTGTTGCATTCGCAACAATTGTTCTATCACCGAATAATTGCGAAACTAATTTAACGTAAGGAGTTTCACCGCAACCTGAACAAGCCCCGGAGAATTCGAATAATGGTTCAAGTAATTGGCTGCCTTTAATGGTGTTTATTTTTACTTCTTTTCTATCGAATTCAGGAATTTCTAAGAAATAATCCCAATTTGCTCTTTCTTGTTCTCTAACCGGTAGTTGAGGAATCATGTTAAGAGCTTTTCTTCCTGTTTCTTTTTTATTCTTAGCAGGACAAACTTCAACACAAAGTTCACATCCGGTACAATCTTCAACTGCAACTTGAATGGTGTAAGCTAATCCATCCCATTCTTTACCTTTTGCTTCAGTAAATTTGAAAGTTGCAGGAGCATTTTCAGTAAATGATTTTGGATATGCTTTTATTCTTATTGTAGCGTGTGGACAAACCATCGCGCATTTACCGCATTGAATACAAACTTCTTCATCCCATTCGGGAACTGATAATGCTATATTTCTCTTTTCCCATTTTGTAGTACCGGCAGGAAATGTTCCGTCAACCGGCATTCCACTAACCGGAACAGTATCGCCTTGTCCTTCCATTAATTTGGCAAGAACATTTTTTACATATTCCGGAGCTTTATTTGATACAATCGGAGGAAGTTCGATTGAACTTGATGCTTTAGATGGAACTTCAATTTGATGCAAGTTCTCAAGAGTTTGATCGACGGCACGATAATTTTTATTTACTATTTCTTCGCCTTTACTTCCGTAAGTTTTCTTAATTGCTTCTTTAATTTTATTTATTGCTTCTTCTTTTGGAAGAATACCGGAAATTGCGAAGAAGCATGTTTGCATAATTGTGTTAACTCTTGCACCCATTCCGGTAGCTTGAGCTACATCATAACCATCGATAGCATAGAATTTTAATTTTTTATTAATGATCTGCTCTTGAACTTTCTTCGGCATCTTATCCCAAACTTCGTCTTTTGAGTAAGGACTGTTCAATAAAAACGTTCCACCTTCAACAATTTTTGAAAGCATATCAAATTTCTCTAGTAAGTGAAATTGATGACAACCCACAAAATTAGTACTTTGAATTAAGTAAGTAGAATGAATCGGTTTCTTACCAAATCTTAGGTGAGAAATTGTTGTTGATCCGGATTTTTTAGAATCGTAAACAAAGTAACCTTGTGCAAAGTTATCAGTCTCTTCACCAATAATTTTAATTGAGTTTTTATTTGCACCAACTGTACCATCTGCTCCAAGACCAAAGAACATTCCTCTAAACACATCCTCGCCTTCAATTATGAATGAATGATCGTAGTCAAGACTTGTATTAGTAACATCATCATTAATACCAACTGTAAAGTGATTCTTTGGATTATCTTTTTTTAATTCATCAAAAACGGCTTTAACCATTGCGGGAGTGAATTCTTTTGATGACAAACCATATCTACCGCCAATAATTTTAGGCATAGATTTGAAAGGAGCAAATCCACCGTCCATTGCTTCATAGCAACCGGAAACTACATCAAGATACAAAGGTTCGCCAAGTGCGCCGGGTTCTTTTGTTCTATCGAGCACAGCAATTTTCTCAACGGTTGAAGGAAGTGCTTCCATTAAATGCTTAATTGAGAATGGTCTGTATAACCTTACCTTGATTGCTCCGACTTTTTCCTCTAATCTTTCACTCATGTAGTCGACTGTTTCTTGAACAGTTTCTGCTCCGGAACCCATAAGAATTACAACACGTTTTGCATCGGGAGCACCATAATAATCAAATAACTTATATTGTCTTCCTGTCAATTCAGCAAATTTATTCATTGCTTCTTGAACAACATTCGGACAAGCATCATAATATTTATTAACCGCTTCTCTTCCTTGGAAATAAACATCTGGGTTTTGAGCAGTGCCGCGTATAAATGGTTTTTCCGGATTTAAAGCTCTGGATCTATGAGCATGAACAAATTTATCGTCAATAAGTGCTTTTAAGTCTTCTACTGTAAGTTGTTCTATTTTATTGACTTCGTGAGATGATCTAAAACCATCAAAGAAGTGTACAAATGGTATTCTTGATTCGAGGGTTGATTTGTGAGCAATTGCTGCTAAATCCATAACTTCTTGAATTGAACCTGAAGCTAATAATGCGAAACCAGTCTGTCGAGCTGCCATAACATCACTATGATCACCAAAAATCGAAAGAGCTGAAGCAGCTAATGATCTTGCCGAAACGTGAAAAACTGTAGAAGTTAATTCACCGGCAATTTTATACATATTGGGGATCATCAATAATAAACCTTGAGAAGCTGTAAAAGTTGTGGTTAATGCTCCGGTTTGTAATGAACCATGCACTGCTCCGGAAGCACCACCTTCACTTTGTAATTCCGCAACGTGAGGAACTGTTCCCCAAATATTTTTCTTTCCGGCTGCAGCCCAAGCATCGGATAATTCACCCATACCCGAAGAAGGAGTAATTGGATAAATTGCGATTACTTCACTGTTATGAAAACCAACATAAGCGGCAGCATCGTTTCCATCAATTGTTATCATTTTTCTGCCCATAAAGCATACCTGTATTTATTTATTGTTTACTGAATTATCTTAAGTTCTTGTACTAAATTTCAAATATTGAGCCACATTTAAGAGTACTATATCTTGTTATTTTGCGCAAAAATGCATTTTTTAATTTATAATGAGACAGTTTATCTGGATTTATTAAGAAAAATGAGTCTTTTACTCTTAATATTGAGAATCCAAATTCAAATGCAGTTTTAATAATACGATAATTTTATGAGATATTAAAGACCTTCTTATCGTAAAGATGGGCGAGGTAATCGTTGAAAAGGTTAAAGTGTTTTACTTTGTTACTCTGTAGCCCACAGTTGAATCTGTGGGTTAATGATGGGATTTGACTATATCTTTTTCTAAGTTAACCAACAAATTTTTTGCTCGCACAACAACGAGAAAAGTAAAACCTATTGACGGTTTTAACCGTTTATCTTATCATTCTTCGCCATCGATTCTGCAGCCATCTTCTTTTTGTAGGCAATAATTTTTTTTTGAAGTTTTTCGTCCGATGCTGCAATTATTTCTGCGGCAAGAATTCCGGCATTTTTTGATCCGCCTATTGCAACTGTAGCAACCGGAACACCGCCCGGCATTTGAACAATAGACAAAAGTGAATCTAATCCTTTTAGAGATTTTGATTCAACCGGAACTCCTATAACAGGCAAAGGTGTATATGATGCGGTCATACCAGGTAAATGAGCTGCTCCTCCTGCACCGGCAATAATTACTTTCAATCCCCTTTCGTGCGCGGTTTTTCCGTATTCTGCCATTACGTCCGGTGTGCGGTGAGCGGAAACAACTTTTACCTCAAACGGTATTCCAAATTCTCTTAGTGGTTCAAAGGCTTTTTCCATTGTGGGAAGATCTGAATCACTTCCCATTATTATTCCGACTAGTGGTTTGTCTGACATTTTTAATCTCCGATTTTCTTTGTGCTCTTTGCGGTAAACCGTTTCACCACAAAGGACACAGAGTTCCGCAAAGAATTAAATTATTACCCTCTTCTCCATCTGCTTTGCTTTATGAAGAATCGTATTCAATTTATCACCAATAATTGTAATGTGCCCCATCTTTCGTCCAATTCTTGAGTTTGCTTTGCCATAAATGTGGAGATGTAAATCGGGCTCACTTAAACTTTCTTGATAATTTTGGACTACACCTTTTCCATCTCTTTTACCAAGAAGATTTACCATTACAGCATATTTTTTAACTAAATCAGTTGAACCAAGAGGTAAACTAAGTACTGAACGAATATGATTTTCAAATTGTGAAGTTACACATCCTTCAATTGTATAATGACCTGAGTTATGAGGACGCGGAGCCATTTCGTTAACTAATATTTTATCTTTCTCATCGATAAACATTTCAATTCCAAATAAACCAAATCCTTTTACGGCTTTAACACAATCAATTCCAATTTTTTCGGCTTCCTTTAATTTACGCTTGGAGATTTGAGCCGGTGCAATCACAGTATGACAAATATGGTTCTTCTGAATTGTTTCAACAACCGGATAAGTTTTAATTTCCCTTTTAGTCCGCACAACCATAACGGCTAATTCTTTTTTGAATTTTATAAATTCTTCAGCATAAAGATTTACATGACGAGTTGTTAATTTTTTAAACGCATCTTTAAAGTCAGATTCATTTTTTACATCTGCATTACCATATCCATCGTAACCCATTTTTCTGGATTTGACTATAAACCTCTTTCCTAATACTGCTGAAATTTTTTGATAATCAATTTCTGATTTTACTTCGATGAATTTAGGATGTGGAATATTATGTTTAGCTAATGTCTTCTTCTGAATGTATTTGTCCTGGATTAGTCTAATGGTATTAGAAGAAGGAATAACTTTTTTGCCGAGTGACTCTATAAACTTCAATCTGTCTGCATCAATAAACTCATTTTCCAAAGTGAATATATCAGATTTATCGACAAACTCTTTTAGCAGTTTATCATTTTCAATCGAACCAACAAATTCATTATGTGTTAGTTGACCGGCTGGTGAGTTTTTTTCTTTCTCTAGAATTGCAACATTAAAACCGAGTTTATATGCTTGATATGCGGACATTCTAGCAAGTTGGCCGCCGCCTAAAATTCCAATTATTTTTTGAGTTTTCAAGTGCTTATGAATGGATGTTTAGAATTGTTCAAAATTAGATTATAATGAGATAATAAACAACAAGTGTAAGTGGGCAGACTAAAAATTTATATTAATATTCTCGTCTAACAATTCTGCCGATTCCTGAAATATTTGTTTTTACATCCTGAGGATCACCGTAATATTCTATATTTCCAACACCTGATAAATCAGCGACCAAACTTTCCGAGACATAAATTTCGGCAGATGAGGCTCCGCTTGCGTCAATATTTACAAATCTTGAAAAAAGTTCAATGGCTTCTAAACGGCCCGCTCCGGAAAGTTCAGCATTAAATTGTTCTACTTTTCCATAAAGTTCAATAAAACCGGCACCGCTTAAATCAAGATTAAAAATTCGTTCATCTATTCCGGATGCGTAAACATTGCTAATTCCTGAGCCTTCAATCAGTTCCAAAGAAGGAGTTTGTAATGTTATTCTAATTTTTCTTTTAGGTGAAATACTTCTGGAATTTTCAATAACTAATTTACCATTAATAACTTCAGTTGTAATGTAAGTAAGTAAATTATCTTCCGCACTAATCTCGCAACTGGTTTCTGGTCCTACTTCTATCTCAATGTTGTAAGCACCACTAACTGCTAATTCATCAAAATCATCAATTTGACGAGTTTCGGTTTTAAGATTACCACTTCCCTTCACTCCTCTTTCGCGGCATCCAACAAATAGTACTAATAATATTAAACCGGAGAAAAGTATTATTTTTTTCATCACCCACTCACTTTTCGAAATTAGACGCCTGCATATTAAAAATGTTAGATCGATATTTCAAGTATATATTTTGATCAGATAATTAAATTTAATATTACAAATCAAATTCCTATCTTTACGATTAATTGTTGATATAAAAACCTAATATGACAACTGAAGAACTTAATCAACTCCAAGAAGAAGCATACGACCATCTTTGGAACGGTAGATACAGAATGGCACTTGAAGCTGCCAAAAAGGTTTACCGTGACCGTCAGGATGATAGCGAATCTGCAATTTGTCTAGCCTGGGCTTTATTAGAAAACGGTAACCCGGTTAAAGCTATGGAGTTTGCAAATTTAGCCGTTGAATTAAAAGGTGATTCAGTTAAGGCCCATCTTTACCGTGGTTATCTCTTAATGAGAATGAGTATTTTTGAAGGTGCGGTTTCCGATTTTGATTTTGCCATCAATCAACAAAAAGAATCTCTTGCATGGGCTTACTTAAACAAAGCTAGAACACTCGCCGGAATGGAAAAATTTTCCGAAGCCGAGAAGACATTAGAACTTGCTATACTAATTGATCGCGGTAAAAATCCGGCATGGAATGATATTAAGAAATGGTACGCTTCCGCCAAAAACATTAACAAGGGTATTGAAAAATTTGATCACAAAAAGATAAAGGAATATTTACTTAGATGTTCAGATGCAATTAAACAAAAAGAATATTGGTATGCGTTAAAAATATCTCGTCTAATACAAAATGATTCAGCGGTTAAAAAAGATGAAAAGTTAGCTGCTGAATATGTTGAGCTGGAAGCGATGTTTTATCTTTATCAATTTAGACCAGCTCTTAAAAAGGCCGAAAAACTTAAGAGCAAGTTTAAGAAAGATGACAAGTTCAACAGTTTATATAATTCTCTTATAAAATTAACTTCACAATCAGAATCCGACAAAATTGATAAAGAACTTGCGTCAACATCATTAACTTCACCAAGTGATCCTAATCGCAAAACCAGAACATCGGAGATTAACGGGAAAACTCACGCATTATTTTTCCCAAATAAAAATGCTGATGTTTTTTCCGCAAAAATATTTAACGGTGATGATGATGAAAGTTCTGGCAATAAAACATATTATCTTGCACTCGATCCGGATTCAGTTAAGAACATTGGTTTAGAGGTCATATTTAACAATCCATACTATGATGAAAAGAATAAGGATTACGATTGTAAACTGATTTGGTATCTGAATGATTTTGAAATTGCTCAATCGCCTTTCAAACTTAATGTTAAGAAAAGTTGGGACTCGGTTATTTTTGTTCAAACTCTTCAATCAAACGGTAAGGTCAAAATTACAACCGGTCAAGCTAGAGTCGATGTCTATATTGATAATTTTAAAGTTTGTGAAAAATGGTTTATACTTGGCGATCGTAATATTAAACAGCATATCGAATCACCAAATGTTCCTCGTGATTCCAAACCACCGAAAACAGAAACAACGGAAGATAAAAATAAAGTTGAAATCTCTGCACAAATACATGAATCGGATTCAACAAAATCACTCGAAGAACTACTTGAAGAACTTAACAAGTTTATTGGATTGAATAACGTAAAAAATTCTTTAAAAGATTTTGTCGATTACCTAAAGTTTATGCAAGAACGACAAAAACTTGGATTGAAATCAACAGAAAAACTTTCGCTTCACACTTTATTCCTAGGAAATCCCGGAACTGGTAAAACTACAATTGCAAGATTACTCGGTCAGATTTTTAAGACTATGGGAATACTTGATCGCGGTCATGTAGTTGAAGTCGATAGAAGCGGTTTAGTCGGGCAATTCATTGGTGAGACTGCTCAAAAAACCGAGAAAGTTATAGCTGCTTCTTTAGGTGGAGTTTTATTTATTGATGAAGCTTATACACTTTCAAAAAAAGGCGGAAGCGGACAAGATTTCGGTCAAGAGGCAATCGATGTTTTATTAAAGCGAATGGAAGATAAAAAAGGTGAATTTTTTGTGATAGCAGCCGGTTATCCGGAAGAGATGCAAATCTTTATGGATTCAAATCCGGGATTGAAATCGCGTTTTGCTAGAACATTTATGTTCGAAGATTATTCACCTGATGAACTTTTACAAATTTATTTAAAGCAGCTTGAATCCGAAGAATACAAAATAAAAGATGATGCAAAAGAAGTTGTTAAAAAACATTTAATCAACCTCTACCGAAAGCGTGACAAATCATTTGGCAATGCTCGTCTTTGCATTCAGTTTTTTGAGGATTCTAAGATTAACATTGGCAAACGTTATTTAAGTTTACCCGATGATCAGAAAACCAAAGAACAAATGACCACAATTTTTGCAGATGATGTTCAAAGGTTGTTAGTTGAAGAAACTACTGATGATGTAAAAATTCCTATTAACGAAGAAGCTTTAACAGAAGCATTAAGCGAACTAAATAGTCTCACCGGAATTGAATCAGTTAAAAATGATATAAAAGATATAGTAAAACTTGTCCGATACTATCATGAAAAGAATGAAGATGTAAGCGATAAATTTTCTTCGCATATTCTGTTTGTTGGAAATCCCGGAACTGGTAAAACAACCGTAGCTCGATTAGTAAGTTCAATATATGCCGCATTAGGAATTCTTAAAAAAGGTCACATGATCGAAACCGATCGCCAAGGATTGGTTGCTAGTTATGTTGGACAAACTGCAGAGAAGACAAAATCCATAATCGATAAATCAATCGGCGGAACATTATTTATTGATGAAGCATATGCTCTGGTAAAAAAAGATGGCGGCGGTAATGATTTCGGTAACGAAGCAGTAGATGTTCTAATCAAGCGCATGGAAGATGATCGTGGTAAATTTATTGTCATTGCTGCCGGTTACACGGATGAAATGAAAAGATTTTTAGAAAGCAATCCTGGTCTTCAATCACGATTTACAAAAACATTTCACTTCAAAGATTATGATCCAAATGAACTAATGGAAATAACGGCATATAACTTTAATAAATCCAATCTAAAACTTTCTGAGGATGCTTACGAGAAATTAATGATTTACTATAATGAAATGTATCGGAACAGAGATAAAAATTTCGGTAATGCAAGAATCGTTAGAGCGATTGTAGATAAAGCTAAACAGAATGCTTTATTAAGAAAAGCAGAGCCAAAAAACGATTCGAAAAAAGTTGAAGAAAATTTAATAATCTGTGAAGATATTAAATCAATAATATCAACAGAGGAACAGAGAGAAACTTACCAAATTATTGGCGATCCGGAAAAGTTAGAAAAAGAATTGCTTGAACTAAATTCCCTTACGGGTTTGGAATCGGTTAAAACTAGTGTTGAAAAATTAATTAGTTCTATAAAAGTTTCGCAGTTACGTAAACAACAAGGCTTAAAAGTAATTGAAAAAAGTTTACATGCTGTGTTTGTCGGAAACCCGGGAACCGGTAAAACAACCGTAGCCAGAATTTTGAGCAACATCTATAAAGAACTCGGTTTATTAGAAAAAGGTCATCTTGTTGAAGTTGATAGAGCCGGACTTGTTGCCGGATATCAAGGACAAACCGCTATAAAAACCAATGATGTTATTCAACAAGCTCTAGGCGGAACTCTTTTTATTGATGAAGCTTATACTCTATCTCGTGGTGTTAATGATTTTGGTCAAGAAGCAATTGATACTCTGTTAAAAAGAATGGAAGATAATCGCGGACAATTCGTAGTAATTGTTGCTGGTTATCCGGCTGAGATGAAAAAGTTTATCTCTTCAAATCCGGGACTTCAATCTCGCTTCGAAAATATTCTTGATTTTGAAGATTATAACGCGAGACAACTTTTAGAAATTTCCGCAGAGATAGCCGTTCAGCACGGGTATAATCTTGACGAAGGTGCCTTACAATTATTGTTGGAAATCTTTCAATCACTTTATAGTGAACGTGATAAAAATTTCGGGAACGCCCGTACCGCTAAGAATATTTTATATAAAGCAATTAGTTACCAAGAAGAACGAATTTCTCAAATGTTTGAACACAGTAAAGATGATTTAATGACGATTCGCTTTGAGGACGTAGAAAAAGTTAAAAAAGAATTAATTTGATAACTCTCCCCCGCTAAATGTTAAAAATAAAAAACTTAACAAAAACATTCGGAAGTTTCACCGCAGTTGATAATATCTCACTTGAAATAAATAAAGGTGACTTATACGGATTTCTCGGACCAAACGGAGCCGGGAAAACCACTACTATTAAAATCATCACGGGACTTTATACTCAAACTTCCGGAAGTGTTGAAATTGACGGAATTGATATTTCAAAAAATCATATTGAAGCAAAAAGAATAATCGGATATATACCGGATCAACCTTTCCTTTATGAAAAATTAACCGGAAAAGAGTTTCTATTTTTTTCAGGCGGACTTTATCAAATTCCCAAGATACTACTTCGAAAAAAAATTAATGAAGTGATCGAAGTTCTCAATATAGGTGACTGGGTAAATAAACGTACTGAAGAATACTCACAAGGAATGCGGCAACGAATTACTATTGCCTCTGCCCTTTTACACGATCCGAAATTAATTGTTGTAGATGAACCGATGGTTGGATTAGATCCGCAAAGTGCTCATGTGATTAAAAAGTTATTTAAGGAGCTTACAAAAAATGGAACTTCCATTTTCATGTCAACACATTCACTAAATGTGGTTGAAGAAATTTGTAATAAAGTTGCAATAATTAATAACGGGAAAATCATTTTTAATGATGAGATCGACAAACTATATGAATTACAAAAGGATATGGATCGTAATCTCGAACAAATTTTCATACAATTAACAAATTGATGGCAATAATAGTCCACATACTTAAGTATAAATTTCTATCATTTATCAAGCTCAATATTTCCTTTGAATTCTCAAATGTGTTAAAAAATACCGGTAGCTTTCTTGTCTATTCTTCATTCGCAAT
It contains:
- a CDS encoding head GIN domain-containing protein, which translates into the protein MKKIILFSGLILLVLFVGCRERGVKGSGNLKTETRQIDDFDELAVSGAYNIEIEVGPETSCEISAEDNLLTYITTEVINGKLVIENSRSISPKRKIRITLQTPSLELIEGSGISNVYASGIDERIFNLDLSGAGFIELYGKVEQFNAELSGAGRLEAIELFSRFVNIDASGASSAEIYVSESLVADLSGVGNIEYYGDPQDVKTNISGIGRIVRREY
- a CDS encoding 5-(carboxyamino)imidazole ribonucleotide synthase; protein product: MKTQKIIGILGGGQLARMSAYQAYKLGFNVAILEKEKNSPAGQLTHNEFVGSIENDKLLKEFVDKSDIFTLENEFIDADRLKFIESLGKKVIPSSNTIRLIQDKYIQKKTLAKHNIPHPKFIEVKSEIDYQKISAVLGKRFIVKSRKMGYDGYGNADVKNESDFKDAFKKLTTRHVNLYAEEFIKFKKELAVMVVRTKREIKTYPVVETIQKNHICHTVIAPAQISKRKLKEAEKIGIDCVKAVKGFGLFGIEMFIDEKDKILVNEMAPRPHNSGHYTIEGCVTSQFENHIRSVLSLPLGSTDLVKKYAVMVNLLGKRDGKGVVQNYQESLSEPDLHLHIYGKANSRIGRKMGHITIIGDKLNTILHKAKQMEKRVII
- a CDS encoding dihydroorotate dehydrogenase-like protein, with amino-acid sequence MDLSTTYMGLKLENPIVPSASPLSESVDSVKKLEDAGAAAIICYSLFEEQISHESGELDHYLSYGTESYAEATSYFPEPDEFKLTPYEYLDHIANLKKEVKIPVIGSLNGVSTGGWIKYAKNIEDAGADGLELNIYYIPTNPNLTGSEIENMYIDTLTAVKQTVKIPVAVKLSPYFTSMANMARRLDKAGANALVLFNRFYQPDFNLDTLTVEPNLKLSTNVEMRLPLRWISILYGNINASMALTSGVHSSEDIIKVMMAGGDVAQIASNLLLNGTSRVKELLDGVKNWMEEHEYESIQMMKGSMSQKKVGEPAAFERANYMKTLQSYRSLL
- the nifJ gene encoding pyruvate:ferredoxin (flavodoxin) oxidoreductase, which gives rise to MGRKMITIDGNDAAAYVGFHNSEVIAIYPITPSSGMGELSDAWAAAGKKNIWGTVPHVAELQSEGGASGAVHGSLQTGALTTTFTASQGLLLMIPNMYKIAGELTSTVFHVSARSLAASALSIFGDHSDVMAARQTGFALLASGSIQEVMDLAAIAHKSTLESRIPFVHFFDGFRSSHEVNKIEQLTVEDLKALIDDKFVHAHRSRALNPEKPFIRGTAQNPDVYFQGREAVNKYYDACPNVVQEAMNKFAELTGRQYKLFDYYGAPDAKRVVILMGSGAETVQETVDYMSERLEEKVGAIKVRLYRPFSIKHLMEALPSTVEKIAVLDRTKEPGALGEPLYLDVVSGCYEAMDGGFAPFKSMPKIIGGRYGLSSKEFTPAMVKAVFDELKKDNPKNHFTVGINDDVTNTSLDYDHSFIIEGEDVFRGMFFGLGADGTVGANKNSIKIIGEETDNFAQGYFVYDSKKSGSTTISHLRFGKKPIHSTYLIQSTNFVGCHQFHLLEKFDMLSKIVEGGTFLLNSPYSKDEVWDKMPKKVQEQIINKKLKFYAIDGYDVAQATGMGARVNTIMQTCFFAISGILPKEEAINKIKEAIKKTYGSKGEEIVNKNYRAVDQTLENLHQIEVPSKASSSIELPPIVSNKAPEYVKNVLAKLMEGQGDTVPVSGMPVDGTFPAGTTKWEKRNIALSVPEWDEEVCIQCGKCAMVCPHATIRIKAYPKSFTENAPATFKFTEAKGKEWDGLAYTIQVAVEDCTGCELCVEVCPAKNKKETGRKALNMIPQLPVREQERANWDYFLEIPEFDRKEVKINTIKGSQLLEPLFEFSGACSGCGETPYVKLVSQLFGDRTIVANATGCSSIYGGNLPTTPWTANKEGRGPAWSNSLFEDNAEFGFGMRLAVDKNNEYAKELLVRLADTVGKEFADQILTADQSDEVGIHEQRDRITELKDKLAKVDSDDARNLLAVADYLLKKSIWIMGGDGWAYDIGFGGLDHVLASGKNVNILVLDTEVYSNTGGQMSKATGTGAVAKFAAAGKPTGKKDLAAMAMSYGNVYVAQIAMGANDLQTLKAILEAEAYDGPSLIIAYSHCIAHGINMGKGMENQTLAVESGHWPLFRYNPDNKKEGKNPLKLDSKAPKIKLEDYIYRETRYKMLTKSHPKEAKELLKIAQDNVIKKWHYYEQLANMDYSIDGNGKEEEKVN
- the purE gene encoding 5-(carboxyamino)imidazole ribonucleotide mutase — encoded protein: MSDKPLVGIIMGSDSDLPTMEKAFEPLREFGIPFEVKVVSAHRTPDVMAEYGKTAHERGLKVIIAGAGGAAHLPGMTASYTPLPVIGVPVESKSLKGLDSLLSIVQMPGGVPVATVAIGGSKNAGILAAEIIAASDEKLQKKIIAYKKKMAAESMAKNDKING